Below is a window of Terriglobia bacterium DNA.
AAAACTTTTCCACGTCGTTGCGAAAATCGGAAAAATCGGGCCATCGAAGGTTATCAATCCGCCCTGCTCGGACGAGTGTCCGGACCGTCAGTTCCGGGGCCTCAACCCGCTCGTTGGCACTAGCATTCCCTGCCCCACGTTTCGACCAGCCGCGCTCTTGCGCACTAATTCCAAGTGCCGCTGTCAAAATGAATATGACCACGAAGGCAGTACGCCACTTCACGTCCCGACCAAACATACTTGCGCTCAGCGTTCGCATACGATATTTCGGCATGCTAGGAATGCCACAGAGTTTGCCGACGCGCACCTGTGACAGGCGATCCGTATGCGCCATCACCTCTGAGGTCGTGATAGGCGGCATGGAAGTCGGCCAAGTAGTCGTCGAAGGTGAACGTTTCCGGTTCGATCCAATAACTTCGAGTGCCTGAGCCCGACCAGGTACATCAGCTCCCAACAGCTGGCGCGAGAATTATTGGCCTCGGGTTTGGCTGGCCTTGTTCACCCGAGCGTGCGTCGCAAAGACGGAACTTGC
It encodes the following:
- a CDS encoding RES family NAD+ phosphorylase yields the protein MSPTRYISSQQLARELLASGLAGLVHPSVRRKDGTCLVCFRPALVTNVHRGGSVLITFHEPGSPPANSDSA